One part of the Anopheles coustani chromosome 2, idAnoCousDA_361_x.2, whole genome shotgun sequence genome encodes these proteins:
- the LOC131266487 gene encoding melatonin receptor type 1B-like has translation MENLTSELSNVTGSLAGTESYPIAVTAGQLAGAVMSTLLAQLVTAATTTKTAQQQPSTGTTTPTARDRYGTPYNVTDEPEQFLGPGPDGSGQSNLWFVTSLALSSRSQQQQQQHQQNQQNQQQQQQQNQHLQHSGAGGESGVGNVSPVTLSTEWPRLARLLLLAGLSVVGSIGNVFMISSVMIEDHLKKAGNAFIVNIALADLLITSVVMPASTIVLLAGIDNSDTEVCNFHWFLAACSFLVSILTLAMMAIENYLRLCTFQNERGWFNKTKTTAILLLIWTVACIASGMQFMYDIRFDYCNWKVQQVIPQEAGVVGLAVLLPLLLTFITHVRLIVDVKRTMALPAFKPSLAYTWDLSLARTNFYSFLIFVVFWLPFCVIFAYGTARFVSNRVFYTTVWIGLSKSCFHNVIYCLTNRHFRSAYISLFNYCCCKTTVAVSRRQRADGNRPTADVRVHIIPGYNMYSYTSPQRSGNCHGHWGKRDCHEL, from the exons ATGGAAAACCTTACCAGTGAACTGTCAAACGTCACCGGCAGCCTGGCGGGAACGGAAAGCTACCCGATCGCGGTGACAGCGGGCCAGCTGGCTGGCGCCGTCATGTCAACACTGCTGGCCCAGCTCGTGACGGCGGCAACAACAACTAAAACCGCACAGCAACAACCGTCCACCGGTACCACCACGCCAACCGCTCGAGATCGGTACGGCACACCGTACAACGTTACGGACGAGCCGGAACAGTTCCTAGGGCCGGGACCGGATGGGAGCGGCCAGTCTAATTTATGGTTCGTAACCTCGTTAGCCCTGTCGTCCCGatcgcagcaacagcagcagcagcatcagcagaaccagcaaaaccaacagcaacagcagcagcaaaaccaGCACCTTCAGCACTCTGGCGCGGGCGGGGAGAGCGGCGTGGGCAACGTGTCACCGGTCACCCTCTCGACCGAGTGGCCCCGGCTCGcccggttgctgctgctcgccGGGCTGTCCGTCGTCGGCAGCATCGGCAACGTGTTCATGATATCGTCCGTTATGATCGAGGACCATCTGAAGAAAGCAG GCAATGCATTCATAGTGAACATAGCGCTCGCAGACTTACTTATCACTAGCGTAGTGATGCCAGCGTCCACGATCGTCCTGCTGGCTGGCATCGACAATTCCGACACGGAAGTATGCAACTTTCACTGGTTCTTAGCTGCTTGCTCGTTTTTGGTTAGCATTTTAACACTAGCC ATGATGGCTATCGAGAACTACCTACGGTTGTGCACGTTCCAGAATGAGCGCGGTTGgttcaacaaaaccaaaacgacCGCTATCTTGCTGCTGATCTGGACCGTGGCCTGCATTGCGTCCGGCATGCAGTTCATGTACGACATCCGGTTCGACTACTGCAACTGGAAGGTGCAGCAGGTGATTCCGCAAGAGGCTGGCGTGGTAGGGCTGGCGGTGCTACTACCCCTTCTGCTGACCTTCATCACGCACGTCCGCCTCATAGTGGATGTCAAGCGGACGATGGCCCTGCCCGCGTTCAAGCCGAGCCTCGCCTACACCTGGGACCTGTCGCTGGCGCGCACCAACTTCTACAGCTTCCTGATCTTCGTCGTGTTCTGGCTGCCGTTCTGTGTCATCTTCGCGTACGGCACCGCCCGGTTCGTCTCGAACCGCGTCTTCTACACGACCGTCTGGATCGGGCTGTCCAAGTCCTGCTTCCACAACGTCATCTACTGCCTCACGAACCGGCACTTCCGGAGCGCCTACATCAGCCTGTTCAactactgctgctgcaagACGACGGTCGCCGTCTCGCGACGCCAGCGGGCCGACGGTAATCGCCCGACGGCGGACGTGCGCGTTCACATCATCCCGGGCTACAACATGTACTCGTACACCAGCCCGCAGCGCTCCGGCAACTGCCACGGCCACTGGGGCAAGCGCGACTGTCACGAGTTATGA